In one window of Epinephelus fuscoguttatus linkage group LG20, E.fuscoguttatus.final_Chr_v1 DNA:
- the LOC125881123 gene encoding 5-hydroxytryptamine receptor 3A-like isoform X1 yields MMPAGAFLFLLLLTAVHKSSETVCSYQDVLNYLNLTRNNELFFMTRPVKDYQNPTQVFLEVLLYAILDVREIDQTFVPYVWIFTKWQNEHIHWDPNDFCGIETVSLPTEVLWKPDIAIEEMTEKDKAPPSPHLTITSTGEVHVQDDQVLVSTCRMHVYKFPFDIQSCKLTFKSVVHSDAEIQLVRHINSSQATEWSREVMRTQYEWLFINMTVTNKTVNMFDFQQDVMIYTITMKRRSLLYIVNFLLPILFFMCLDLASFLISDSGGEKLSFKVTVLLAVTVMQLILNEILPASSDRIPLIAVYCIGIFALMMLSLLETILVMYLMEKDSSYQDNECSEDNKWTPSDASVDETPIKLLKGTSSQMTEESHASDELREVVKMLAVLLNSRKEEGKPSYWTRVAKTINKVFFIFYVIAASLFLVYMFFHWTDAHDNGATRGHI; encoded by the exons ATGATGCCTGCTGGCGCCTTCCTCTTTCTGCTCCTCCTTACAG CCGTGCACAAGTCATCTGAGACAGTGTGCAGTTATCAGGATGTTTTAAACTACCTGAACTTGACCAGAAACAATGAGCTGTTCTTCATGACCCGGCCTGTCAAAGACTACCAAAACCCCACACAGGTATTCCTGGAGGTACTGCTGTATGCCATTCTAGATGTG agAGAGATTGACCAGACATTTGTTCCTTATGTTTGGATTTTCACG AAGTGGCAGAACGAACACATTCACTGGGATCCAAATGACTTTTGTGGTATTGAGACTGTTTCTCTTCCCACCGAGGTTTTGTGGAAGCCAGATATAGCTATTGAAGAAAT gacagaaaaagacaaagctcCTCCAAGTCCTCATCTCACCATCACCTCTACTGGTGAAGTCCATGTTCAGGATGACCAGGTGCTTGTCAGCACCTGCAGAATGCACGTTTACAAATTCCCCTTTGACATTCAGAGCTGCAAACTCACCTTCAAGTCTGTCGTACATTCTG ATGCAGAAATACAGCTTGTTCGCCATATCAATTCGTCACAGGCCACAGAGTGGTCTCGTGAGGTGATGCGGACCCAGTATGAGTGGCTGTTCATCAACATGACAGTCACCAACAAAACTGTCAACATGTTTGACTTTCAACAAGACGTGATGATTTACACT ATCACCATGAAGAGGCGGTCTCTCCTCTACATTGTCAACTTCTTACTGCCCATCCTGTTCTTCATGTGTCTGGACTTGGCTTCCTTCCTGATATCAGACAGCGGGGGCGAGAAGCTCAGCTTCAAGGTCACTGTGCTGCTTGCTGTCACTGTGATGCAGCTTATTCTCAATGAAATTCTGCCTGCCTCTTCAGACAGGATTCCACTTATAG CGGTCTACTGCATTGGAATTTTTGCTCTTATGATGCTGAGCCTCCTGGAGACAATTTTGGTGATGTATCTGATGGAGAAAGACTCTTCATACCAAGACAACGAGTGCAGTG AGGACAACAAATGGACTCCCAGTGATGCATCTGTTGATGAAACTCCAATTAAACTGCTCAAG GGTACTAGCAGCCAAATGACAGAGGAGTCCCATGCCTCAGATGAGCTGAGGGAGGTGGTTAAAATGCTGGCTGTGCTCCTCAACAgcaggaaggaagaaggaaagcCCAGCTACTGGACCAGAGTGGCTAAAACAAtcaacaaagttttcttcattttctatGTCATAGCTGCAAGTCTGTTTTTAGTCTATATGTTTTTCCACTGGACTGATGCACACGATAATGGTGCAACACGAGGACACATATAA
- the LOC125881123 gene encoding 5-hydroxytryptamine receptor 3A-like isoform X2: protein MTRPVKDYQNPTQVFLEVLLYAILDVREIDQTFVPYVWIFTKWQNEHIHWDPNDFCGIETVSLPTEVLWKPDIAIEEMTEKDKAPPSPHLTITSTGEVHVQDDQVLVSTCRMHVYKFPFDIQSCKLTFKSVVHSDAEIQLVRHINSSQATEWSREVMRTQYEWLFINMTVTNKTVNMFDFQQDVMIYTITMKRRSLLYIVNFLLPILFFMCLDLASFLISDSGGEKLSFKVTVLLAVTVMQLILNEILPASSDRIPLIAVYCIGIFALMMLSLLETILVMYLMEKDSSYQDNECSEDNKWTPSDASVDETPIKLLKGTSSQMTEESHASDELREVVKMLAVLLNSRKEEGKPSYWTRVAKTINKVFFIFYVIAASLFLVYMFFHWTDAHDNGATRGHI, encoded by the exons ATGACCCGGCCTGTCAAAGACTACCAAAACCCCACACAGGTATTCCTGGAGGTACTGCTGTATGCCATTCTAGATGTG agAGAGATTGACCAGACATTTGTTCCTTATGTTTGGATTTTCACG AAGTGGCAGAACGAACACATTCACTGGGATCCAAATGACTTTTGTGGTATTGAGACTGTTTCTCTTCCCACCGAGGTTTTGTGGAAGCCAGATATAGCTATTGAAGAAAT gacagaaaaagacaaagctcCTCCAAGTCCTCATCTCACCATCACCTCTACTGGTGAAGTCCATGTTCAGGATGACCAGGTGCTTGTCAGCACCTGCAGAATGCACGTTTACAAATTCCCCTTTGACATTCAGAGCTGCAAACTCACCTTCAAGTCTGTCGTACATTCTG ATGCAGAAATACAGCTTGTTCGCCATATCAATTCGTCACAGGCCACAGAGTGGTCTCGTGAGGTGATGCGGACCCAGTATGAGTGGCTGTTCATCAACATGACAGTCACCAACAAAACTGTCAACATGTTTGACTTTCAACAAGACGTGATGATTTACACT ATCACCATGAAGAGGCGGTCTCTCCTCTACATTGTCAACTTCTTACTGCCCATCCTGTTCTTCATGTGTCTGGACTTGGCTTCCTTCCTGATATCAGACAGCGGGGGCGAGAAGCTCAGCTTCAAGGTCACTGTGCTGCTTGCTGTCACTGTGATGCAGCTTATTCTCAATGAAATTCTGCCTGCCTCTTCAGACAGGATTCCACTTATAG CGGTCTACTGCATTGGAATTTTTGCTCTTATGATGCTGAGCCTCCTGGAGACAATTTTGGTGATGTATCTGATGGAGAAAGACTCTTCATACCAAGACAACGAGTGCAGTG AGGACAACAAATGGACTCCCAGTGATGCATCTGTTGATGAAACTCCAATTAAACTGCTCAAG GGTACTAGCAGCCAAATGACAGAGGAGTCCCATGCCTCAGATGAGCTGAGGGAGGTGGTTAAAATGCTGGCTGTGCTCCTCAACAgcaggaaggaagaaggaaagcCCAGCTACTGGACCAGAGTGGCTAAAACAAtcaacaaagttttcttcattttctatGTCATAGCTGCAAGTCTGTTTTTAGTCTATATGTTTTTCCACTGGACTGATGCACACGATAATGGTGCAACACGAGGACACATATAA